From a region of the Mercurialis annua linkage group LG1-X, ddMerAnnu1.2, whole genome shotgun sequence genome:
- the LOC126656394 gene encoding DNA polymerase II subunit B4, translated as MADVEEKAEKIATEENVEKVVAEAEELPKAIVKRVVKEKLSQCSPDADILLPKDSLVAFSESARIFIHYLSATANDICKEAKRQTMNADDVFKALEEMEFSQFITPLKASLTEFKRKNAGKKAGTSETKEPKKRKVEEDSSKKKSGGKIKEKKTAEKEKS; from the exons ATGGCAGATGTAGAAGAGAAAGCTGAGAAAATAGCAACAGAAGAGAATGTAGAAAAAGTGGTGGCGGAGGCGGAGGAGCTGCCGAAAGCCATCGTCAAGCGGGTGGTTAAGGAGAAGCTTTCACAGTGCTCTCCCGACGCCGATATTCTCCTCCCTAAAGATTCTCTCGTCGCTTTCTCTGAAAGCGCCCGGATCTTTATCCACTATCTTTCCGCCAC GGCTAATGACATATGTAAAGAAGCGAAGAGGCAAACGATGAATGCAGATGATGTGTTTAAGGCtcttgaagaaatggagttttCTCAGTTTATTACTCCTCTCAAAGCTTCTCTTACTG AGTTCAAGCGGAAGAATGCTGGAAAAAAGGCTGGAACTTCAGAGACCAAGGAACCGAAGAAGAGGAAGGTAGAAGAAGAttcatcaaaaaagaaaagtggaggtaaaatcaaagaaaagaaaacggCTGAGAAAGAGAAAAGCTAA